A single window of Mycobacterium sp. ITM-2016-00318 DNA harbors:
- a CDS encoding TetR/AcrR family transcriptional regulator yields MKADPTSIDKSPSAGRPRDPRIDAAILRATTDLLVEIGYSNLTMAAVAERAGTTKTALYRRWSSKAELVHEAAFPAAPTAIAAPPGDFGADVRAMIAATRNVFTSPVVRAALPGLIADMTADPELNARVMSRFTEVFSAVRTRLAEALQRGDAHSDVDPERLIEVIGGATMLRLLLWPEKDLDDDWVDQTTAIVAHGVIA; encoded by the coding sequence ATGAAAGCAGACCCGACTTCGATTGACAAGAGCCCGAGCGCCGGCAGGCCTCGGGACCCGCGTATCGACGCTGCCATATTGCGCGCGACGACGGATCTGCTTGTGGAAATCGGCTATTCGAATCTGACGATGGCTGCCGTCGCCGAGCGGGCGGGCACCACGAAGACCGCGCTGTACCGCCGGTGGTCGAGCAAGGCCGAGCTCGTCCACGAGGCCGCGTTCCCGGCCGCGCCGACGGCGATCGCAGCGCCGCCGGGGGATTTCGGCGCCGATGTCCGCGCGATGATCGCCGCGACGAGGAACGTGTTCACCAGTCCGGTCGTGCGCGCCGCCCTGCCCGGCCTGATCGCCGACATGACCGCCGATCCCGAGCTGAATGCGCGCGTGATGAGCCGCTTCACCGAGGTGTTCTCGGCGGTGCGGACACGGCTGGCCGAGGCGCTGCAGCGCGGCGACGCGCATTCCGACGTCGATCCGGAGCGGCTGATCGAAGTGATCGGCGGGGCGACGATGCTGCGGCTGCTGCTGTGGCCGGAGAAGGATCTCGACGACGACTGGGTTGATCAGACGACCGCCATCGTCGCCCACGGTGTGATTGCCTGA
- a CDS encoding phosphotransferase family protein, giving the protein MATEPAVEDVGRLQRSARDISTLPGVMSRWLSTVMPGGVEPQVTVESGVDSNGMSSETIILTGRWEADGQAHEEKWVARVAPTKEDVPVFTSYRMDHQFDVIRLVGELTDVPVPQVRWLEPTGEVLGTQFFLMDYVSGVVPPDVMPYTFGGNWFADSPAESQRALQDNTVDVLAKLHEIPDAETTFGFLASQADGDEPNALRRNLNWLKSWYEFAVGDIGRSPLVEQALEWLDANWPADIAANQPVLIWGDSRVGNVLYEDFKPVAVLDWEMATLGPREMDAAWMVFAHMVFQELAGLAGMPGLPDFMREDDVKATYAEKTGVQLGDLNWFYVYSGVIWCCVFMRTSARRVRFGEIEKPEDVETLFYHGALLRRLIGGEA; this is encoded by the coding sequence TTGGCTACAGAACCGGCTGTCGAAGACGTCGGCCGACTCCAGCGCTCGGCTCGCGATATCAGCACGCTGCCGGGCGTGATGTCGCGATGGCTGTCCACCGTCATGCCCGGCGGCGTCGAACCGCAGGTGACCGTTGAGAGCGGCGTCGACTCCAACGGGATGTCCTCGGAGACCATCATTCTGACCGGCCGCTGGGAAGCCGACGGCCAAGCGCACGAGGAGAAGTGGGTGGCCCGCGTCGCGCCCACGAAAGAGGACGTCCCGGTGTTCACGTCCTACCGGATGGACCACCAGTTCGACGTGATCCGGTTGGTCGGCGAGCTGACCGACGTCCCGGTGCCGCAGGTGCGCTGGCTCGAACCCACGGGCGAGGTGCTCGGCACCCAGTTCTTCCTGATGGACTACGTCTCCGGCGTGGTTCCGCCCGACGTGATGCCCTACACCTTCGGTGGCAACTGGTTCGCCGACTCCCCCGCCGAGTCACAGCGCGCGCTGCAGGACAACACCGTCGACGTACTGGCGAAACTGCACGAGATTCCCGATGCCGAAACGACGTTCGGTTTCCTAGCCTCTCAAGCCGACGGAGACGAGCCGAACGCATTGCGACGCAACCTCAACTGGCTGAAATCGTGGTACGAGTTCGCCGTCGGTGACATCGGCCGATCACCGCTCGTCGAGCAGGCGCTCGAGTGGCTCGACGCCAACTGGCCAGCAGACATTGCGGCCAACCAGCCGGTGCTCATCTGGGGCGACTCCCGGGTTGGCAATGTGCTCTACGAAGACTTCAAGCCCGTCGCCGTACTGGACTGGGAGATGGCGACGCTGGGTCCGCGGGAAATGGACGCCGCGTGGATGGTGTTCGCGCACATGGTTTTCCAGGAGCTCGCCGGCCTGGCCGGAATGCCGGGCCTGCCCGACTTCATGCGGGAGGACGACGTCAAGGCCACCTACGCCGAGAAGACAGGAGTGCAACTCGGCGACCTGAACTGGTTCTACGTGTACTCGGGAGTGATCTGGTGCTGCGTGTTCATGCGGACCAGCGCCCGTCGGGTTCGCTTCGGCGAGATCGAGAAGCCTGAGGACGTCGAAACGCTCTTCTACCACGGCGCCCTGCTGCGGCGCCTCATCGGAGGTGAAGCCTGA
- a CDS encoding PIG-L deacetylase family protein: MVHQPFPTDWRTALVLVPHPDDPEYGVAAAVAKWTSQGKHVHYALACRGEAGIPGMSPEETGPLREREQRTSSAIVGVDDVEFWDFPDSQILNTPELQAKIAEAITELAPDVVITLYSGPEWGPGAPNQRDHIEFSNAVAAAYDSLPTKPRWFFENGPHGTHCEVVDDFIDVAVASLAAHDVYLSVYKPDVPVIEQARIQVDRTTLPPLPGFEGHRSVEFILKREAGDQPPSI; encoded by the coding sequence GTGGTTCATCAGCCTTTTCCCACCGACTGGCGCACCGCACTGGTTCTGGTGCCCCATCCCGACGACCCCGAGTACGGCGTGGCCGCAGCCGTCGCCAAGTGGACCTCACAGGGCAAGCACGTCCATTACGCGCTGGCGTGCCGCGGCGAGGCAGGCATTCCCGGCATGTCGCCGGAGGAGACGGGTCCCCTGCGCGAACGCGAACAACGCACGTCATCGGCGATCGTCGGCGTCGACGATGTCGAGTTCTGGGACTTTCCCGACAGCCAGATCCTCAACACCCCCGAGCTGCAGGCCAAGATCGCCGAGGCGATCACAGAACTGGCGCCCGACGTGGTGATCACCCTCTACAGCGGCCCGGAGTGGGGGCCAGGGGCGCCGAACCAGCGCGACCACATCGAGTTCTCCAATGCGGTTGCCGCAGCCTACGATTCACTGCCCACCAAACCCCGATGGTTCTTCGAAAACGGCCCGCACGGCACACACTGCGAGGTCGTCGACGATTTCATCGACGTCGCGGTCGCATCGCTTGCCGCCCACGATGTCTATCTGTCGGTCTACAAACCCGATGTACCGGTGATCGAGCAGGCGCGGATCCAGGTCGACCGCACGACGCTGCCGCCGCTGCCCGGGTTCGAGGGCCACCGCTCGGTCGAGTTCATCCTCAAGCGGGAAGCGGGCGATCAGCCACCGTCTATCTGA